The proteins below come from a single Triticum aestivum cultivar Chinese Spring chromosome 5D, IWGSC CS RefSeq v2.1, whole genome shotgun sequence genomic window:
- the LOC123123695 gene encoding wall-associated receptor kinase 4-like, with protein sequence MAAEAGASSDRSMPLPGCPDKCGAVPIPYPFGIGEDCTASSQNSYFNLTCNGTIDSPRPMVGEKLVIGLSVCVSATAVMAFTCMLLMQFQRRHKREKDEYFKQHGGLKLYDEMRSRRVDTIRILTEKEIKRATDNYKENRVIGCGGHGASTVMVIFIASIFFPAVGTLARASSGHSMSSPACPDKCGDVSIPYPFGIGAHCAAISLNSYFNLDCDSTVDPPRPTVGDPNVAAEITDISLKNGEMHLYSPVNHICFTSNTTFTKFTTGYDLKHTPFLPSPPRNRFTVIGCNTLGLITGYKETVGQYVTGCYSNCEGINNTSEDAPCNGMGCCEVAIPTNLTSLEIKFEMTQSRVWSFNPCLYAMVAEVGWYTFGQQDLAGTLGFIDGRANRGAAVVVDWAIRNGSCPEKGKDTPTDYGCISTNSYCMAANNGPGYLCQCSGGYEGNPYLLNGCQDIDECTLRKQDPKYEDLYPCRQGVCSNTPGNYSCICKRGTRPDGTKFGCRSLLSSDQKLVIGLSISATSVMALACLLLMQFQIRRHKREKDEYFRQNGGLKLYDEMRSKQVDTIRILTEKEITRATDNYNEDRVIGCRGHGMVYRGTLDDQKEVAIKKSKAINADWREEFVNEIIILSQINHRNIVRLLGCCLDKDVPMLVYEFVSHGTLSQFLHGADRRLPIPLAIRLKIATQSAEALAYLHSSTSRTILHGDVKSANILLDDKLNAKVADFGASALKSMDESEFIMFVHGTLGYLDPESFISHLLTEKSDVYSFGVVLLELMTRKRAIYTNNFNGKHSLSYSFPLMFHRKTHHVMLDSEITDDAGMVVLENMCELAVHCLSQRGDDRPTMKEVAERLDMMRRLYSHATSACEHNCFARSYGASPSVAVPLNETTRGTIDMSELVEDLAR encoded by the exons ATGGCAGCAGAGGCCGGAGCCTCATCCGACCGCTCCATGCCGTTGCCAGGCTGCCCTGACAAGTGCGGAGCAGTGCCCATCCCATACCCCTTCGGCATTGGGGAAGACTGCACTGCGAGCAGCCAGAACAGCTACTTCAACCTCACCTGCAACGGCACAATCGATTCACCACGCCCAATGGTTGGTGAGAAATTGGTTATTG GCCTCAGTGTTTGTGTTTCTGCAACTGCAGTGATGGCCTTCACATGCATGTTGCTCATGCAATTTCAAAGAAGGCACAAGAGGGAGAAAGATGAGTATTTCAAACAACATGGAGGTCTCAAGTTATATGATGAGATGAGATCAAGGCGTGTCGACACAATCCGCATACTTACAGAGAAAGAGATAAAGAGAGCCACTGACAACTACAAGGAAAATCGAGTTATTGGATGTGGTGGTCATG GAGCATCGACAGTCATGGTAATCTTCATAGCAAGCATCTTCTTCCCAGCAGTGGGAACACTTGCCCGAGCCTCTTCTGGACACTCCATGTCGTCACCAGCTTGCCCTGACAAGTGTGGCGACGTATCCATCCCATACCCCTTTGGGATTGGCGCGCACTGCGCTGCGATCAGCCTCAACAGCTACTTCAACCTCGACTGCGACAGCACGGTCGATCCACCAAGGCCAACTGTTGGTGATCCGAATGTAGCAGCTGAGATCACCGACATCTCACTGAAGAATGGCGAGATGCACCTATACAGCCCCGTCAATCACATCTGCTTCACGTCGAACACCACATTCACCAAGTTCACCACAGGGTACGATCTGAAGCACACGCCCTTCCTCCCGTCACCGCCACGCAACCGTTTCACAGTCATTGGCTGCAACACCCTTGGGCTCATCACCGGCTACAAAGAAACCGTGGGCCAGTATGTGACTGGTTGCTACTCGAACTGCGAGGGCATCAACAACACGTCTGAGGACGCGCCATGCAATGGGATGGGCTGCTGTGAGGTTGCCATCCCCACCAACCTCACCTCCTTGGAGATCAAATTTGAGATGACACAGAGCAGGGTATGGAGCTTCAACCCATGCTTGTACGCCATGGTGGCTGAGGTCGGGTGGTACACCTTCGGGCAGCAGGACCTTGCCGGCACACTTGGGTTCATCGATGGTCGAGCTAACAGAGGTGCTGCCGTTGTTGTCGACTGGGCCATTAGGAATGGCTCATGCCCGGAGAAGGGGAAAGACACACCTACTGACTATGGTTGCATCAGTACAAACAGCTATTGCATGGCCGCGAACAACGGTCCAGGATACTTATGCCAGTGCTCCGGAGGATATGAGGGCAATCCTTATCTTCTGAATGGCTGTCAAG ACATAGACGAGTGCACATTGCGTAAGCAGGACCCCAAGTATGAAGATTTGTATCCATGCAGACAAGGGGTCTGTAGCAACACACCCGGGAACTACTCTTGCATATGCAAGAGAGGAACACGACCTGATGGTACAAAATTTGGATGCCGATCTCTGTTGTCTTCAGATCAAAAATTGGTCATTG GGCTCAGTATTTCTGCAACTTCGGTGATGGCCTTAGCATGCTTGCTACTCATGCAATTTCAAATAAGAAGGCACAAGAGGGAGAAAGATGAGTATTTCAGACAAAATGGAGGTCTCAAGTTATACGATGAGATGAGGTCAAAGCAGGTTGACACAATCCGCATACTTACGGAGAAAGAGATAACGAGAGCCACTGACAACTACAATGAAGATCGAGTTATTGGATGTCGTGGTCATGGTATGGTCTACAGAGGAACTTTGGATGATCAAAAAGAGGTCGCCATAAAGAAGTCCAAAGCAATCAATGCTGATTGGAGAGAAGAATTTGTCAATGAGATTATAATCTTGTCACAGATCAATCACAGAAACATTGTGAGGTTACTAGGCTGTTGTCTGGACAAAGATGTCCCAATGTTGGTCTATGAGTTTGTCTCCCATGGTACTCTATCCCAGTTCCTTCACGGTGCTGATCGTAGATTGCCAATTCCCCTTGCTATTCGCCTGAAGATTGCTACACAGTCAGCAGAAGCTCTAGCTTACTTACATTCATCCACATCTCGCACAATCCTACATGGCGATGTCAAGTCTGCCAACATTCTCTTGGATGACAAGCTCAATGCAAAGGTTGCTGATTTCGGAGCATCAGCACTTAAGTCCATGGATGAAAGTGAGTTCATCATGTTTGTCCATGGAACACTGGGATACCTTGACCCTGAGAGCTTTATCAGCCATCTTCTCACTGAGAAAAGCGATGTATACAGTTTCGGGGTTGTTCTTCTCGAGCTAATGACACGAAAGAGAGCTATATATACCAACAACTTTAATGGAAAGCACTCACTGTCATATAGCTTTCCCTTGATGTTTCATCGGAAGACGCACCACGTTATGCTGGACTCTGAAATTACAGATGACGCGGGTATGGTGGTCCTTGAGAACATGTGTGAACTCGCAGTTCACTGCCTTAGCCAGAGGGGAGATGACAGGCCAACAATGAAGGAAGTTGCAGAGAGGCTAGATATGATGAGGAGACTCTATTCGCACGCCACCAGTGCTTGTGAACATAACTGCTTTGCACGTAGTTATGGAGCATCACCTTCAGTGGCTGTCCCTTTGAACGAGACAACACGTGGGACTATCGATATGTCTGAGCTGGTTGAAGATCTTGCAAGATGA